One Danio aesculapii chromosome 11, fDanAes4.1, whole genome shotgun sequence genomic region harbors:
- the elk4 gene encoding ETS domain-containing protein Elk-4: MDSSVTLWQFLLQLLLDPGNEQLICWTNEDGEFKLLQAEEVARLWGARKNKPSMNYDKLSRALRYYYDKNIIKKVNGQKFVYRFVSYPDILKGDIMARTEGADGGSNGPLPLSDQPANISRDKDNKSIIDRGAGALAQSKSSSRNEYIHSGLYTSFTLTSLQSGTQLFKATKNENPGEKLMEKKTIQDSPQPLSTVIKFGTMPQKSSTASAIGRPELPEQSAQSPLADPEAKQTSVSNAVCAFVEKTSSENAMTGFPGSSISPSVLHHSSQSPSSSPMTDSQQLVIDSEIESLSSQPSELQLQVQPFSVSKATVSSCVLPDSPPRNINSKSKKPKGLELMPTLVVTSSDLSPFNLSSPSLPTASLTPAFLQTPLLLTPSPLLSNIHFWSTLSPVAPLSPARRQGAHNLFQFPSVLSSTQFTVPVYNLDGTNTPGPLSPDPQKT; this comes from the exons ATGGACAGCTCTGTGACACTCTGGCAGTTCCTGCTGCAGCTTCTGTTGGACCCAGGGAACGAGCAGCTCATCTGCTGGACCAATGAGGACGGAGAGTTCAAGCTGCTGCAGGCGGAAGAGGTGGCCCGATTATGGGGAGCCCGCAAGAACAAACCCAGCATGAACTACGACAAGCTCAGCCGGGCCCTGCGCTACTACTACGACAAG AACATCATCAAGAAAGTCAACGGTCAGAAGTTTGTGTATCGTTTCGTGTCGTATCCTGACATCCTAAAAGGAGACATCATGGCCAGGACCGAGGGTGCAGACGGAGGCTCGAACGGCCCTCTGCCTCTCTCCGACCAACCAGCAAACATCTCCAGAGATAAAGACAACAAATCCATCATAGACCGAGGAGCGGGAGCACTGGCTCAGTCTAAATCATCCAGCCGGAATGAATACATCCACTCCGGCCTTTATACATCCTTCACTTTGACCTCTTTGCAATCAGGTACGCAACTTTTTAAAGCCACCAAGAATGAAAACCCAGGAGAAAAGCTAATGGAGAAAAAGACCATCCAGGACTCACCCCAGCCGTTATCCACAGTTATCAAATTTGGGACCATGCCACAAAAAAGCAGCACTGCATCTGCTATAGGAAGACCTGAACTTCCAGAACAATCAGCTCAATCACCTCTGGCTGATCCAGAAGCCAAACAGACCTCCGTCTCCAAcgctgtgtgtgcgtttgtggaGAAAACATCTTCAGAGAACGCCATGACAGGCTTCCCGGGGTCCAGCATCTCTCCATCAGTACTCCATCATTCCTCCCAGTCTCCCTCTTCTTCTCCCATGACAGATTCACAGCAGCTGGTGATTGACAGTGAGATTGAGTCTCTTTCCTCACAGCCTTCAGAGTTACAGCTGCAG GTCCAGCCTTTCTCTGTTTCTAAGGCCACAGTATCATCTTGTGTCCTGCCTGATTCTCCACCCCGCAATATCAACTCCAAATCGAAGAAACCCAAAGGCCTTGAGTTAATGCCCACGCTGGTTGTGACCAGCTCTGACCTGAGCCCTTTCAATCTGTCCAGCCCGTCCCTCCCGACAGCGTCTCTCACCCCGGCCTTCCTGCAG ACGCCGCTGCTGCTCACGCCCAGTCCACTTCTGTCAAACATTCATTTCTGGAGCACGCTGAGTCCTGTGGCGCCGCTCAGTCCCGCACGGAGACAGGGAGCACACAACCTCTTTCAG